In a genomic window of Melanotaenia boesemani isolate fMelBoe1 chromosome 1, fMelBoe1.pri, whole genome shotgun sequence:
- the lpcat2 gene encoding lysophosphatidylcholine acyltransferase 2 — protein sequence MQPQRVFALPRQQSLLLPAVINPFVQDTKLTKADIIKCVLLGIFLVPLRAILISLVLMVTWPVAVIITFKHPLKGAVAPMTGWRRVMCRKVMAALGRAYYFCMGFRVVVKGTQVNSSEAPILAVAPHSTFFDGIVCIVAGLPSTVSRVENLATPIFGRFVRCLQPVLVSRNDPDSRKNTIQEIDSRAKSGGHWPQVLIFPEGTCTNRSCLITFKQGAFIPGVPVQPVLIRYPNKMDTVTWTWQGFKSKTLLLLTLCQLYTTVEIEFLPPHVPTEEEKKSPALFASRVRETMAHALGVPVTDHTYEDCRLMISAGELTLPMEAGLVEFTKISRKLNLKWHNLKKELESFANMASSCKGGRITIEEFARFLKLPVNPALEELFALFDRNGDGTVDFREYVIGVTILCRPANTDDVLRMAFQLFDTDEDEKITHDEFTALLRSALGVSDLNMTKLFKEIDADSSGFITFSEFQAFATTHPEYAKLFTTYLELQRYQAIQEASPGDLELCSNSISREKNEDSTSDKKDD from the exons ATGCAGCCTCAGCGAGTATTCGCTTTGCCGAGGCAGCAATCGCTGCTCTTACCAGCGGTCATCAACCCATTCGTGCAAGACACCAAACTGACAAAAGCTGATATAATCAAA TGTGTCCTGTTGGGAATCTTCCTGGTCCCTCTTCGAGCCATCCTCATCTCTCTGGTCTTGATGGTGACTTGGCCAGTGGCTGTTATAATAACCTTCAAGCATCCTCTGAAAGGGGCTGTGGCACCAATGACAGGCTGGAGACG agTCATGTGTCGAAAGGTCATGGCTGCCTTGGGAAGGGCTTACTACTTCTGCATGGGCTTCAGAGTGGTAGTGAAGGGTACGCAGGTCAACAGCAGTGAGGCTCCCATCCTGGCTGTGGCCCCCCACTCCACCTTTTTTGATGGGATTGTGTGCATCGTAGCCGGCCTGCCCTCCACTGTCTCACGTGTTGAAAACCTGGCTACACCCATCTTTGGCA GGTTCGTTCGCTGTCTGCAGCCAGTACTGGTGTCCAGAAATGACCCAGATTCCAGAAAAAACACAATCCAGGAGATTGACAGTAGAGCCAAGTCAGGAGGCCACTGGCCACAG GTTCTGATATTTCCAGAGGGAACATGTACAAATCGCTCATGTCTTATAACTTTTAAACAAG GTGCATTTATTCCAGGGGTCCCTGTACAACCTGTGCTCATAAGGTATCCCAACAAAATG GATACCGTGACTTGGACTTGGCAAGGTTTCAAGTC GAAGACTCTGCTGCTTCTAACCCTGTGTCAGCTCTACACCACTGTTGAAATAGAG tTCCTGCCACCGCACGTCcccacagaggaggagaagaaaagcCCCGCTCTGTTTGCCAGCAGAGTGAGAGAAACTATGGCCCA TGCTTTGGGAGTTCCAGTGACAGACCACACATATGAAGACTGTCGACTCATGATCTCAGCTGGTGAGCTGACACTTCCCATGGAGGCTGGCCTGGTAGAGTTCACCAAAATCAGCCGCAAACTCAA TCTGAAGTGGCATAATCTGAAGAAGGAGCTTGAAAGTTTTGCAAACATGGCCAGCTCCTGTAAGGGAGGACGCATAACCATTGAAGAGTTTGCCAGATTCCTGAAGCTGCCTGTTAACCCAGCCCTGGAGGAGCTGTTTGCACTGTTTGACAga AACGGAGACGGCACCGTTGACTTTAGGGAGTATGTAATTGGTGTGACCATCTTGTGTCGACCAGCTAACACTGACGATGTTCTACGGATGGCTTTCCAG CTGTTTGACACAGATGAAGATGAGAAAATCACCCATGATGAGTTTACAGCGCTGCTGCGCTCTGCTCTAGGTGTGTCAGATCTGAACATGACCAAACTCTTCAAGGAGATTGATGCTGATAGCTCTGGTTTCATCACTTTCA GTGAATTTCAAGCTTTTGCCACAACCCACCCAGAATATGCCAAGCTCTTCACCACTTACCTGGAGCTCCAGAGATACCAAGCGATCCAAGAGGCAAGCCCGGGGGATCTGGAATTGTGCAGTAACAGCATTTCCAGGGAGAAAAATGAAGACAGCACCTCTGACAAAAAGGATGACTAA